Below is a genomic region from Cygnus atratus isolate AKBS03 ecotype Queensland, Australia chromosome 19, CAtr_DNAZoo_HiC_assembly, whole genome shotgun sequence.
aacacatgaaaaggTAGCACTTAGCTTGGAGCAGCGCATGCCTCTGGTTatatttgaagaagaaaaggcactAAGTCTGCAAGGAACACAGCTATAGGATGCTCAGAGGGAGTAAAGGTTTTGAAATGCATGTACTATGTTTATTATCTCTAAAAGCTGAGCCCACAGCATCTTAAGTACTGCTTTTTTAACAAGAGGTTTGAAATACATCCCACTTCCAGCTTCGTATTGTCCCTGTAAGGCTCCTGATTCATGTCCATCCTTCTTCTTAGGATGATGCCAAAGAATTACCCCCTTCTGTTCTGGAGAAGAGGCGGCGAAGAAAGTatgagaaggagagaaagaagcgCCGAAGAAAGGAGTTGAAGATGAAGGCAAAAATGGAGAAGAAGCAAACTGAGGATGTGCCTGTAGAGCCACagagcaaaaaggaagagagtaCAGCTGAGATTGTCTTTAACAGGGTTGAAGTCCATGAAGAGAATGATTTGAACAAGatccagaagaagaaagagaagaggaaaggagtgAAAGGTAAAATCACTCCCCTGACAGGCAGAAACTATAAGCAGCTGCTGACCAGGCTGGAGGCTAGGAAGAATAAGTTGGAGGAGCTCAAGGATAAGGACCAGAAGAAAGCTCAGGAGCTAGAGAACAAGATGAAATGGACAAACCTTCTCTATAAGGCAGAAGGAGTCAAGATTCGTGACGATGAGGAGCGTCTGAAGGAAGCTCTGAAGCATAAGGAGAAGCGCAAAGCACAACGCCAAAAGCAGTGGGAGAAGCGGACAGAAAAAGTGGTAGAAAGAATGCAACAGCGGCAGGAAAAGCGCCGCAAGAACattcagaagaagaagaaagagaagatagAGCACAAAAAAGCCAAGGCCCGGAAGAAAGGTCGCGTTCTGCCAGAGGACTTGAAAAAAGCCGGCCTGTAGTGGGTGAGAGGCAGCTAGCGCTTGCAGCCTGGCCATGGGAGTTGTGGTGAAGGGCTGCTTGTGGGGTTTTCATAACGAGCTTTTGCAGAATGGTTTCG
It encodes:
- the SURF6 gene encoding surfeit locus protein 6 isoform X1, which produces MASLAAQDCYLQGLARKVGVRHGPEPRKRKLVSKPGQAENGSRPPKKKRRKSKKQPEKTNAPSAKQGASNASKLATGQKAAPRANKSSSPGVTHNKNESSGTGGKSELDSTSFSAINLLRQRLHEKIKEASGRDDAKELPPSVLEKRRRRKYEKERKKRRRKELKMKAKMEKKQTEDVPVEPQSKKEESTAEIVFNRVEVHEENDLNKIQKKKEKRKGVKGKITPLTGRNYKQLLTRLEARKNKLEELKDKDQKKAQELENKMKWTNLLYKAEGVKIRDDEERLKEALKHKEKRKAQRQKQWEKRTEKVVERMQQRQEKRRKNIQKKKKEKIEHKKAKARKKGRVLPEDLKKAGL
- the SURF6 gene encoding surfeit locus protein 6 isoform X2; translation: MASLAAQDCYLQGLARKVGVRHGPEPRKRKLVSKPGQAENGSRPPKKKRRKSKKQPEKTNAPSAKQGASNASKLATGQKAAPRANKSSSPGVTHNKNESSGGKSELDSTSFSAINLLRQRLHEKIKEASGRDDAKELPPSVLEKRRRRKYEKERKKRRRKELKMKAKMEKKQTEDVPVEPQSKKEESTAEIVFNRVEVHEENDLNKIQKKKEKRKGVKGKITPLTGRNYKQLLTRLEARKNKLEELKDKDQKKAQELENKMKWTNLLYKAEGVKIRDDEERLKEALKHKEKRKAQRQKQWEKRTEKVVERMQQRQEKRRKNIQKKKKEKIEHKKAKARKKGRVLPEDLKKAGL